The DNA region TCCAAACTCGCGGTGTACGCCATCAGCATCGAAACCAATCATTGGCGTGGAACCCAGGCCCAGCGAACGGGCGGCATAAATCATCGCTGCGGCGCCGAAGGTGGCGGTGCGTACGGCCTCGTCGCGCCGGCGCTGCGGGTACGCCATATACAAGTTGCGTGCCGGGATTTCCCATTCCGGCACCATCGAAGCTGGCATGACACCCGCCGCCACCAGCGGCGCCAAGCGATCTGGTATGACGCTGGTTTCGACCATCTGGCCGCAGACTATAAAGGTCACGGCTGCATCGGTTACTGCAGGTTGATTCCAGGCGATTGGACTCAGCCGAGCCTTGGCTTCAGGTGTGCGTACGGCGATGAAGCGCCAGTTCTGCAAGTGAAAAGATGTCGGCGCGCTAGTGCCGATTTGCACGAGTTCATAGATTTGCTCGTCGCTCAACTTGGCTGCCGGGTCGTAATACTTTGCGGCGGAGCGGCTCAGAATACATTCGATGACGGGATTGGTCTTCTTGATTCCGGTGGTCATGGTTCTTCCTATGGGTAAAGGGATAGATCAAGTTACAAGGGGAATGTTTACTTGAGCGGCGTGGTCAGTTCTTTATCATCGGTATCGACGACGAATACCGCCAACAGTTTGGCCGGCCGCGTCTTGCTCGCATTTCGGCTTATGGGATGGCTAGCGCCGGGTGGTTCAGACCAACTCTCGCCGGCGCGGTACACATGCACGTCACCATCGTTGACTTTTGATTCGATCGCGCCCGATACCACGTACGCGTAAATGAAGGCAGACTTCGCATGCATGTGAGGCATCGAGCCGGCGCCCGGCGGATACTCGACTTCTACAGCGACGAGTGATTTTCCTGGCAGATTGGGAATCGTTTGTTCAAAATTCGGCTTCACGATGTCTCGGGGGCCATGTGCTAAAGCGGCAGCGCTGGTTAAAATTGCGCCGCTCGCGCAAAATGCAGTCAGAATCGGGCGAATAATCATGATCGGCTTTTTTTCTCAAGTTGACTTCGAAATTCTGTACCATTGACGTTACTAAAAGTAGAACCAAGACTCTTCATTTTTGTGTGTACTAAGAATATGAATTCAGATCTGAAGATTCAACTCGACCGGACAGCGAAACTATCCCTGTCAGAACAAATTCGTATGAGTATTTCCAGAGCAATAGAGTCAAGCCTGCTTGCGCCCGGAGCTCGATTGCCTTCATGGCAGGCTCTGGCAGCGCAGCTTGGTGTAGCGCGCGGTACGGTTCAAGCGGCATATGAACGAT from Pirellulales bacterium includes:
- a CDS encoding nitroreductase family protein; amino-acid sequence: MTTGIKKTNPVIECILSRSAAKYYDPAAKLSDEQIYELVQIGTSAPTSFHLQNWRFIAVRTPEAKARLSPIAWNQPAVTDAAVTFIVCGQMVETSVIPDRLAPLVAAGVMPASMVPEWEIPARNLYMAYPQRRRDEAVRTATFGAAAMIYAARSLGLGSTPMIGFDADGVHREFG
- a CDS encoding cupin domain-containing protein; the encoded protein is MKPNFEQTIPNLPGKSLVAVEVEYPPGAGSMPHMHAKSAFIYAYVVSGAIESKVNDGDVHVYRAGESWSEPPGASHPISRNASKTRPAKLLAVFVVDTDDKELTTPLK